One segment of Parvularcula sp. IMCC14364 DNA contains the following:
- a CDS encoding DUF6491 family protein, protein MKNLLIVSAACALALSACASSDTGRDEDKAAEALAAFDKTGETESCLSLRRIDQIKALDDKNFLVRVGRDDYYLNEVNGRCSNADGLNTRLQYRTTLSQLCRNELISVVDNGTGMNIGSCGLGTFQKLEKKSG, encoded by the coding sequence ATGAAAAATTTACTCATCGTTTCCGCAGCCTGCGCTTTAGCGCTGAGTGCCTGCGCCAGCTCTGACACAGGCCGAGACGAAGACAAGGCCGCTGAGGCTCTTGCTGCTTTTGACAAGACTGGTGAGACTGAAAGCTGTTTGTCGTTGCGACGGATAGACCAGATCAAGGCACTGGATGATAAAAACTTTCTGGTACGTGTCGGCCGCGATGATTACTACCTTAACGAAGTCAACGGGCGCTGTAGCAATGCAGATGGCCTCAACACACGCCTGCAATACCGTACAACACTTTCACAGCTATGCCGTAACGAACTGATTTCCGTAGTTGATAACGGCACAGGCATGAATATCGGCTCCTGCGGGCTTGGTACATTCCAGAAGCTGGAAAAGAAAAGCGGCTAA
- a CDS encoding acyl-CoA dehydrogenase C-terminal domain-containing protein, translating into MPIYEVPVREMQFLIHDVLQTQNYSNLPGFADATPDFIDAVLGEAAKFNEQVVQPLNVVGDKEGCTRHDDGSVTTPTGFREAYKQFCEQGLGSIAMDPEYGGQGLPIFLAYATMEMTTSANHSFGMYPGLSGGAWRAIHAAASDEQKQTYLPKMTSGEWTGTMNLTEPQCGTDLGLIRSKAVPQEDGTYKISGQKIWISAGEHDMAYNIIHLVLARIEGAPEGIKGISLFIVPKFILDENGEPGERNPVSCGGLEEKMGIHGNATCVMNYDGATGYIVGEEHKGMRAMFIMMNEARLGVGLQGYASSEVAYQNAAAFARDRLQSRSITGAKNPDGPADPIIVHPDVRRMLMDTKAFTEAGRALVFWASLQADLEHKAEDEATRQKAGDYMALLTPVIKGYLTHRGYQATNDSLQLFGGSGFVEEWGMSQFVRDCRISTIYEGTNGIQALDLVGRKLMADGGRAWQTYFAEIDQLVEDLDGKEDLQVFVDGLRDTKTKLADATQWMGANAMANFDNAGAGSFDYLCLFGLTSLAHMWLLMAKSAAEQKDESDPFFANKLITGRYFVERILPEADAHLAKLKTGADSMMALEAAAF; encoded by the coding sequence ATGCCAATTTATGAAGTACCAGTGCGCGAGATGCAGTTTCTGATTCACGATGTGCTGCAAACACAGAATTATTCAAACCTGCCCGGTTTTGCTGATGCGACACCCGATTTTATCGATGCCGTGCTGGGCGAAGCTGCAAAGTTCAACGAACAGGTTGTGCAACCCCTGAATGTGGTGGGGGACAAGGAAGGCTGCACGCGCCATGATGACGGGTCCGTGACGACCCCGACGGGCTTCAGGGAAGCCTACAAGCAGTTCTGCGAACAAGGCCTTGGCTCGATCGCCATGGACCCTGAATATGGCGGGCAGGGACTGCCGATTTTCCTGGCCTACGCAACAATGGAAATGACCACGTCTGCCAATCATTCCTTTGGCATGTATCCAGGGCTTTCCGGTGGGGCCTGGCGTGCCATTCACGCCGCTGCCAGCGACGAGCAGAAACAGACATATCTGCCCAAGATGACGTCCGGCGAGTGGACTGGCACAATGAACCTGACCGAGCCGCAATGCGGAACGGATCTGGGCCTTATCCGCTCCAAGGCTGTGCCGCAGGAAGATGGGACATATAAAATCAGTGGGCAGAAAATCTGGATTTCCGCTGGCGAGCATGACATGGCCTACAACATTATCCACCTGGTGCTGGCACGCATCGAAGGCGCACCTGAGGGTATCAAGGGAATTTCCCTGTTTATCGTGCCGAAATTCATCCTTGATGAAAATGGTGAGCCGGGCGAGCGAAACCCTGTTTCCTGTGGCGGCCTGGAAGAGAAAATGGGCATTCATGGCAATGCCACCTGTGTCATGAACTATGATGGTGCCACGGGGTATATTGTTGGCGAAGAACACAAAGGCATGCGGGCCATGTTCATCATGATGAACGAAGCGCGTCTTGGAGTTGGCCTGCAGGGGTACGCTTCTTCCGAGGTTGCGTATCAAAATGCAGCAGCTTTTGCCCGTGACCGGTTGCAAAGCCGTTCCATTACGGGGGCTAAAAACCCTGATGGCCCGGCAGACCCGATTATCGTTCATCCCGATGTGCGTCGTATGCTGATGGATACGAAGGCCTTTACCGAGGCTGGCCGTGCGTTGGTCTTCTGGGCCTCTCTTCAGGCTGATCTTGAGCACAAGGCAGAGGATGAGGCGACCCGCCAGAAAGCGGGCGATTACATGGCCTTGCTGACGCCTGTTATCAAAGGCTATCTGACCCATCGCGGTTATCAGGCGACAAATGACAGCCTGCAGCTTTTTGGTGGCTCCGGGTTTGTGGAAGAATGGGGCATGTCACAATTCGTCCGTGATTGTCGTATCTCGACCATCTATGAAGGCACGAACGGCATTCAGGCGCTGGACCTTGTCGGACGCAAGCTGATGGCTGATGGTGGCCGCGCCTGGCAGACCTATTTTGCTGAAATTGATCAGCTTGTGGAAGACCTTGATGGCAAGGAAGATCTGCAGGTGTTTGTCGATGGCTTGCGCGATACCAAGACCAAGCTGGCTGACGCAACCCAGTGGATGGGGGCGAATGCCATGGCCAATTTCGATAACGCCGGGGCCGGCTCCTTTGATTATCTGTGCCTGTTCGGCCTGACATCGCTCGCCCATATGTGGCTCCTGATGGCAAAGTCGGCAGCTGAACAAAAGGATGAAAGTGATCCGTTCTTCGCCAACAAGCTGATCACAGGGCGCTATTTTGTCGAGCGCATCCTGCCGGAAGCTGACGCGCACCTCGCCAAGCTGAAAACAGGTGCTGACAGCATGATGGCGCTGGAAGCTGCCGCTTTTTAA
- a CDS encoding class II 3-deoxy-7-phosphoheptulonate synthase, with protein sequence MVGNSQNWSPDTWRSKPKKHIPEDYPDPAALDAVEEELTSYPPLVFAGEIRTLRAHLAEVTGGRAFLLQGGDCAESFKEFHPDNIRDTFRVLLQMAVALTYGAAMPVIKVGRMAGQFGKPRSSPTETIDGVTLPSYRGDNINAMAFTPEDRIPDPQRLLKAYGQSAATLNLIRAFAKGGYADLRNVHRWNLEFVKDNPQSEQYGALADKISDVIAFLEATGIISQDSRPLNEVEFYTSHEALLLGYEQAMTRVDSTTGQYYDTSAHLVWIGDRTRQPDGAHVEFARGINNPVGIKCGPSLEPSELMQLLDILNPENVPGRIVLVARFGADKVAGGLPRLIRQVEAEGRKVVWSSDPMHGNTIKAENGYKTRPFDSVLKEVETFFDVCRAENVHPGGVHFEMTGQDVTECLGGAQAISVKDLSSRYHTHCDPRLNATQSLELAFRLAENLRGVRSKKAA encoded by the coding sequence ATGGTCGGAAATTCACAAAATTGGTCTCCCGATACATGGCGCAGCAAGCCCAAAAAACACATTCCGGAGGATTATCCTGATCCTGCGGCCCTTGATGCTGTGGAAGAAGAGCTGACATCTTATCCTCCGCTGGTGTTTGCCGGTGAGATTCGCACCTTGCGCGCGCACCTTGCTGAAGTGACAGGGGGTCGTGCTTTCCTTTTGCAGGGAGGAGACTGCGCCGAGAGCTTCAAGGAATTTCACCCTGACAATATTCGGGACACTTTCCGTGTTCTGCTGCAAATGGCTGTCGCGCTGACCTATGGAGCCGCGATGCCGGTGATCAAGGTGGGCCGGATGGCGGGCCAGTTCGGCAAGCCGCGTTCATCCCCGACCGAGACGATTGATGGCGTGACCTTGCCAAGCTATCGCGGTGACAACATCAACGCGATGGCCTTCACGCCTGAGGACAGAATACCTGACCCGCAAAGATTGTTGAAAGCCTATGGTCAGTCAGCGGCCACGCTGAATCTCATCCGTGCATTTGCAAAAGGTGGCTACGCTGACTTGCGTAACGTGCATCGTTGGAACCTGGAATTTGTGAAGGATAATCCGCAATCAGAGCAATATGGTGCGCTGGCCGACAAGATTTCGGACGTGATCGCCTTTCTGGAGGCGACCGGCATCATTTCCCAGGATAGTCGCCCCCTGAATGAGGTCGAATTCTACACCAGTCATGAAGCATTGCTGCTTGGCTATGAACAGGCGATGACCCGCGTCGACTCCACCACAGGACAATATTATGATACGTCTGCGCATTTGGTCTGGATCGGGGACAGAACCCGTCAACCCGATGGGGCGCATGTGGAATTCGCCAGAGGTATAAATAACCCTGTAGGGATTAAATGCGGTCCATCGCTGGAGCCATCAGAGTTGATGCAGCTTCTGGATATTCTCAATCCTGAAAATGTGCCGGGCCGCATCGTCCTTGTCGCAAGGTTCGGAGCAGACAAGGTGGCCGGTGGCTTGCCTAGGTTGATCCGTCAGGTTGAAGCAGAAGGGCGTAAGGTGGTCTGGTCTTCAGATCCCATGCATGGCAATACCATCAAGGCAGAAAATGGATACAAGACGCGGCCATTTGACAGTGTGCTGAAAGAGGTAGAAACCTTCTTCGATGTGTGTCGCGCTGAAAACGTACACCCCGGGGGAGTACATTTTGAGATGACTGGTCAGGACGTGACAGAATGTCTGGGCGGTGCGCAGGCTATTTCGGTCAAGGATCTGTCATCGCGGTATCACACCCATTGTGACCCACGGCTCAATGCAACGCAGTCGCTTGAGTTGGCCTTTCGCCTAGCGGAGAACTTGCGGGGCGTGCGATCTAAAAAAGCGGCCTGA
- a CDS encoding Gfo/Idh/MocA family protein yields the protein MVLRAGVAGAGVFGGYHANKYVEAEAAELTAIYDAIEHPAAALASKHGCDGTTDYDAFLNKIDVLTITAPATYHFELAEKALLAGKHVLVEKPIALHLSDADKLLSIASEKDLILQVGHQERYVFEAFGLLDRPAPKEVHSRRLNKFSGRAMDVSVVFDLMIHDLDLLNQVAHGDVTALTATATCRHGEKSDHTETHITFSSGTKATLAASRLEEEPVRDMRLVYDDGEIHINFLKREVSNTTGTALTTDFEADNPPLAFRDPLAFGTQSFLKAVEENARPTVDGVAGRAALDLALRVEAASANA from the coding sequence ATGGTTTTGAGAGCGGGTGTAGCAGGAGCTGGCGTTTTTGGCGGGTACCATGCCAACAAATATGTCGAGGCAGAAGCAGCAGAACTGACAGCCATTTACGATGCGATCGAACACCCTGCAGCAGCCCTTGCCAGCAAGCATGGCTGCGATGGCACGACAGACTATGACGCTTTTCTCAACAAGATTGATGTGCTGACGATCACGGCGCCAGCGACTTATCATTTCGAGCTTGCAGAAAAAGCCTTGCTGGCCGGCAAACATGTATTGGTCGAAAAACCCATCGCCTTGCATCTGTCGGACGCAGACAAATTGCTTTCCATAGCCAGCGAGAAGGACCTGATTCTCCAGGTCGGGCATCAGGAAAGATACGTATTTGAGGCTTTCGGCCTCTTGGATCGTCCGGCCCCCAAAGAAGTCCATTCCCGTCGGCTGAACAAATTTTCAGGTCGCGCAATGGATGTCTCCGTCGTTTTTGACTTGATGATTCACGATCTCGACCTGCTTAATCAGGTCGCCCATGGTGATGTCACAGCGCTTACGGCAACGGCTACATGCAGGCATGGTGAAAAGTCAGACCACACCGAAACACACATCACCTTCTCCAGCGGCACAAAGGCGACGCTCGCTGCGAGCCGCCTGGAGGAAGAACCCGTCAGGGATATGCGTCTTGTTTATGACGATGGTGAAATTCACATCAATTTCCTGAAACGGGAAGTCTCGAATACGACCGGCACAGCCTTGACCACCGATTTTGAAGCCGACAATCCTCCATTGGCATTCAGGGATCCGCTGGCCTTTGGCACACAAAGTTTTCTCAAGGCTGTTGAAGAAAATGCTAGACCTACCGTAGACGGAGTTGCAGGACGCGCAGCATTGGACCTCGCGCTGCGAGTCGAAGCGGCGTCTGCCAACGCTTGA
- a CDS encoding calcium-binding protein, with amino-acid sequence MTDFDFDLNDDDALFFADLSGPLALSTSQIIGTAADDTLQGTEMNDDILGFGGNDVIFGNAGDDRLFGGFGDDVIHGGDGLDTIQGNAGNDQLFGGARLDNIRGGSGDDVIDGGDQGDMLFGNDGRDIIFGGNGTDYIEGGKGRDTIFGGNSDDIISGGNDADKLNGDDGFDTIFGGTGSDLISGGANNDTLFGNADDDRLLGDNGLDTLFGGNGNDTLFGGDGGDSLSGNAGEDILFGERGADELFGGSGNDQLFGGRGDDMLSGGADDDILSGGRGTDQMTGNSGADIFVFAQGDDNVTVTDFADGEDKIDLTDYGFTSVGVVGVFLTETGNDVVFSLVGDTLTIQNTTIDEVIDDFLL; translated from the coding sequence ATGACTGATTTTGATTTCGACTTGAATGATGACGACGCGCTCTTTTTCGCCGATCTGAGTGGACCCTTGGCATTGTCTACATCGCAGATCATCGGCACAGCTGCCGATGATACCCTGCAGGGTACAGAGATGAATGATGACATTCTCGGCTTTGGTGGAAATGACGTCATTTTCGGTAATGCCGGTGATGACCGCCTGTTTGGCGGCTTTGGCGATGATGTCATTCATGGGGGTGATGGTCTCGACACTATTCAGGGCAATGCCGGAAACGACCAGCTTTTTGGTGGTGCCCGCCTGGATAATATCCGCGGTGGGTCTGGCGATGACGTGATCGACGGGGGTGATCAGGGCGACATGCTGTTTGGCAACGATGGTCGCGATATCATTTTTGGCGGTAACGGCACTGACTACATTGAGGGTGGCAAAGGTCGCGATACTATTTTTGGCGGCAATAGCGATGATATTATCAGTGGTGGCAATGATGCGGACAAACTGAACGGAGACGATGGTTTTGACACTATCTTTGGCGGTACAGGTAGTGATCTGATTAGCGGCGGGGCCAATAATGACACGCTTTTCGGCAATGCGGATGATGATCGCCTGCTCGGGGACAATGGCCTGGATACGCTGTTTGGTGGCAACGGCAATGACACACTTTTTGGCGGTGATGGTGGTGACTCTCTGTCCGGTAATGCCGGGGAAGATATCCTGTTCGGGGAGAGGGGCGCTGATGAGCTGTTCGGTGGTAGCGGTAATGACCAACTGTTTGGTGGGCGCGGTGATGACATGCTTTCAGGTGGTGCAGATGATGACATTCTGTCAGGTGGTCGCGGTACGGATCAGATGACCGGCAATTCTGGTGCGGACATTTTTGTGTTTGCGCAGGGCGATGATAATGTGACGGTTACAGACTTTGCCGATGGTGAGGATAAAATCGACCTCACGGATTACGGTTTTACTTCTGTCGGCGTTGTCGGCGTTTTTCTGACCGAAACAGGGAATGACGTCGTATTCTCGCTTGTTGGCGACACGCTGACGATTCAGAATACGACGATTGACGAAGTCATTGACGACTTCCTGCTTTAG
- a CDS encoding MBL fold metallo-hydrolase: MNKSVFAAVSAAALTIFSPMMSASAHVTVVQGDDVIITTTDLGDGLYMLEGRGGNIGISVGEDGVFMIDDQFGNIADKILAAVAEVTDEPVSYVLNTHWHGDHTGGNAAMAAEGATILSHDNVRKRLKQSLDVKGELEEGASSLPVLTFSDTTTFHWNGHEIHVFHFPNAHTDGDARVHFRTANVMHMGDTLFAGRYPFIDLDSGGTVDGYIANLEAVAALADDNTQIIPGHGPLSDKATILTTVEALKAMRTAVKTLVDQGLGEDEIVAADPLANWNDDYGWQFINGERMTRTFVRDLKS; the protein is encoded by the coding sequence ATGAACAAGTCTGTTTTTGCCGCTGTTTCAGCCGCCGCTCTCACCATTTTTTCCCCCATGATGTCGGCCAGCGCCCATGTCACCGTTGTGCAGGGCGATGATGTCATTATCACGACCACTGACTTGGGCGATGGTCTTTACATGCTTGAAGGGCGTGGCGGCAATATCGGTATTTCTGTTGGTGAAGATGGCGTCTTCATGATTGACGACCAGTTCGGCAATATCGCTGACAAGATCCTGGCAGCTGTCGCTGAGGTCACCGACGAGCCTGTCAGCTATGTTCTCAACACCCACTGGCATGGCGACCATACCGGCGGGAATGCCGCCATGGCCGCCGAGGGCGCGACCATTCTCTCTCATGACAATGTACGCAAACGCCTTAAACAAAGCCTCGACGTGAAGGGCGAGTTGGAAGAAGGCGCAAGTTCCCTGCCCGTTTTAACATTCTCGGACACGACAACTTTTCACTGGAATGGCCACGAAATTCACGTCTTCCATTTCCCCAACGCGCATACGGATGGAGACGCACGTGTGCATTTCAGGACAGCTAATGTCATGCACATGGGAGACACACTGTTTGCAGGGCGCTATCCGTTTATCGACCTGGATTCTGGCGGCACAGTGGACGGCTATATTGCCAATCTTGAAGCTGTTGCCGCTCTTGCGGATGACAACACACAAATCATTCCCGGCCATGGCCCATTGTCAGACAAGGCAACAATCCTCACGACAGTAGAAGCGCTGAAAGCCATGCGCACGGCAGTTAAAACGCTGGTGGATCAGGGACTTGGCGAAGACGAGATCGTTGCTGCTGACCCACTTGCGAACTGGAACGATGATTATGGCTGGCAGTTCATTAATGGCGAACGGATGACCAGAACATTTGTCAGAGACTTGAAAAGCTAG
- a CDS encoding tetratricopeptide repeat protein encodes MKSNVPWSIKGIDPETREVAKKAAREAGMTLGEWLNKNITVMGTEEADQDRRDPPADVVSIDQLQQVVNSLNRLNQRLKNNEQTSREAFTNLNNGLSSVLDRVRRVETEKPAGSDPFLAARVEELENGGGVKQYIDSFAALEKALQHMVADFEATRDETLARVDAHDEVIRSLSDRVAEADQKNAAAIEEVRGFLDTVTDQLRKTETTSKALMLEAKAAAQSDDAEFIERTSNKLRILGTEIKRSGDQIQALESNIQKMTDKLEGAEQRSAEGITRLSQKIEDLRTDLSRFDEENGQAARDARAAISATTDAANQRIQDLHGSFQKMIQRFDGVAEGAEAYRDMTAAGKPAATPPEQPRSALQTAMSGAERQMPAEEDFDDVFGDEAEDPSEVLIELDVDQDEDEQAPPPVSESKQQLTAKQKVILAARARRKRLEKDAELDAEQDASADADTPEEAGEEVTLINKPARKNEKISALRQKYGTRDRNRLPLIIIGGLVLLAIMALIFLLLRGNQSGTISAVDGSQVLGPDASPIAPGRSTGSSATELTAEGQFIRWQTLSSIATNEEEERRALIILKQAASRNYPPAQYALAEDYRTGRFGEQNEIMARNWYQAAAEGGNITAMHKLGSMYALGAGGARNESTAISWFEQAAAYGYVDSIYNLALIYDPTIDLESNSTTPKSTQEAYYWYALAGKLGDGDANSEATRLGLLLPADQRREIDARLESWVPRQAIASAN; translated from the coding sequence ATGAAATCGAATGTGCCGTGGAGTATCAAAGGAATCGACCCGGAGACCCGGGAGGTTGCGAAGAAAGCTGCCCGTGAAGCTGGCATGACGCTGGGTGAATGGCTCAACAAGAACATCACTGTCATGGGCACAGAGGAAGCCGATCAGGACCGGCGTGACCCGCCTGCTGATGTGGTTTCGATTGACCAACTCCAGCAGGTGGTCAATTCCCTGAACCGCCTCAATCAACGCCTGAAGAATAACGAACAGACCAGTCGGGAAGCCTTTACCAATCTCAATAACGGCTTGAGTTCAGTCCTCGACAGGGTGCGCCGCGTTGAAACTGAAAAGCCTGCCGGCAGTGATCCATTCCTTGCTGCACGGGTCGAGGAGCTGGAGAATGGCGGCGGCGTCAAGCAGTATATCGACAGTTTTGCGGCACTGGAAAAAGCACTCCAGCATATGGTCGCAGATTTTGAGGCCACACGGGACGAAACACTGGCCCGCGTTGATGCCCATGATGAAGTTATTCGCTCGCTCAGTGACCGTGTCGCCGAAGCAGACCAGAAAAATGCCGCCGCCATTGAGGAAGTTCGCGGTTTTCTCGACACCGTTACCGATCAGCTGCGCAAAACCGAAACAACGTCGAAAGCGTTGATGCTGGAAGCAAAAGCTGCCGCACAATCCGATGACGCGGAATTTATAGAGCGCACAAGCAACAAGCTGCGCATTCTGGGCACTGAAATCAAACGCTCCGGCGATCAGATTCAGGCGCTGGAAAGCAACATCCAGAAGATGACTGACAAGCTTGAGGGGGCAGAGCAGCGCTCGGCTGAGGGTATCACGCGCCTGTCGCAAAAAATCGAGGATTTGCGCACAGACCTGTCGCGCTTTGACGAAGAAAACGGACAGGCGGCGCGAGACGCCAGAGCTGCAATCTCTGCCACGACGGATGCGGCCAATCAGCGTATTCAGGACCTGCACGGCTCTTTCCAGAAGATGATCCAGCGCTTTGACGGTGTGGCCGAGGGTGCTGAGGCGTATCGCGACATGACAGCAGCCGGAAAACCGGCCGCAACGCCCCCCGAACAACCACGCAGCGCACTTCAGACCGCCATGTCTGGCGCCGAACGTCAGATGCCGGCGGAAGAAGATTTTGACGATGTGTTCGGCGATGAGGCTGAAGACCCCAGTGAAGTGCTCATCGAGCTGGACGTGGATCAGGATGAGGACGAACAGGCACCGCCACCGGTTTCTGAAAGCAAACAGCAACTGACGGCAAAACAGAAAGTCATCCTGGCTGCCCGCGCCCGGCGCAAGCGCCTTGAGAAAGACGCCGAGCTGGATGCAGAACAGGATGCTTCTGCCGACGCTGACACGCCGGAAGAAGCAGGCGAAGAAGTTACGCTTATCAACAAGCCAGCGCGCAAGAACGAAAAAATTTCAGCCTTGCGCCAGAAATACGGTACCCGTGACCGAAACAGACTGCCTCTTATAATTATCGGGGGTCTCGTTCTACTTGCTATAATGGCATTGATTTTCCTGTTGCTGCGCGGCAACCAGTCCGGCACGATTTCTGCAGTAGACGGATCACAGGTTCTGGGGCCTGACGCCAGCCCCATCGCACCAGGCAGATCGACTGGCTCCAGCGCCACGGAGCTGACGGCAGAAGGGCAGTTCATCCGCTGGCAGACGCTTTCATCTATTGCGACAAACGAAGAGGAAGAACGCCGCGCCCTGATTATTCTCAAACAGGCTGCAAGCCGCAATTACCCGCCTGCGCAATACGCCCTTGCCGAAGATTACCGCACAGGACGCTTTGGTGAGCAGAACGAGATCATGGCCCGCAACTGGTATCAGGCGGCAGCTGAAGGCGGAAACATCACGGCCATGCACAAGCTGGGATCAATGTACGCCCTCGGCGCTGGCGGCGCGCGCAATGAATCGACCGCCATCTCTTGGTTCGAACAGGCCGCTGCATACGGATATGTAGACTCTATCTACAATCTTGCCCTGATCTATGATCCGACCATTGATCTGGAGAGCAACTCAACAACGCCCAAGAGCACGCAGGAAGCCTATTACTGGTACGCCCTTGCTGGAAAACTGGGTGACGGCGATGCCAACAGCGAAGCAACACGCCTCGGCTTGCTCCTGCCAGCCGACCAGCGACGTGAGATCGACGCACGGCTGGAAAGCTGGGTCCCAAGACAGGCAATCGCGTCCGCCAACTGA
- a CDS encoding DegT/DnrJ/EryC1/StrS aminotransferase family protein, translating to MNAVANLALERESRVGTIAFIDLKAQQKRIRAKVEKRLIDVLDHGRYIAGPEITDLEEKLQEKTGAHKVIACASGTDALIIPMMGLNLTPQDAVFIPAFTYNATANAVLIAGATPVFVDVDPVTFNICPEDLQAKINAVKAEGKLKPAVICAVDLFGLPADYPAIKKIADAESITVFADAAQSFGGKQANRWVGDLAPVSGTSFFPGKALGAYGDAGATFVQSEEMVEICESIRWHGTDVQRRESVRVGMNGRLDTFQAAVLLEKLEIFYDELEARKNIAAIYTKHLGDQAHVQGTYDQTDNSFGYFTVQLDHRDAVREAMGTAGVPTAIYYQQPLHLMKAFEAYAPESGLPNCEKLADRVMSLPMHPYLTEDQAHFICEVLQAAVKEAARNAG from the coding sequence ATGAATGCAGTCGCAAACCTCGCTCTTGAACGTGAAAGCCGTGTAGGCACTATTGCTTTTATCGACCTCAAGGCGCAGCAAAAACGCATTCGCGCCAAAGTCGAGAAACGGCTGATTGATGTGCTGGATCACGGGCGCTACATTGCCGGTCCGGAAATAACTGATCTCGAGGAAAAGCTGCAGGAGAAGACCGGCGCACACAAGGTCATTGCCTGCGCCTCAGGCACCGACGCGCTTATCATTCCGATGATGGGCCTCAATCTCACACCGCAGGACGCTGTCTTCATCCCGGCCTTTACCTACAACGCGACAGCAAATGCGGTTCTGATCGCGGGGGCAACGCCTGTCTTTGTGGATGTTGATCCGGTTACCTTCAACATCTGCCCTGAAGACCTGCAGGCAAAAATCAATGCCGTCAAGGCAGAGGGTAAGCTGAAGCCCGCAGTCATCTGTGCGGTTGATCTGTTCGGTTTGCCTGCTGATTATCCTGCGATAAAGAAAATTGCGGATGCAGAAAGCATAACAGTTTTTGCTGATGCGGCGCAGAGTTTCGGCGGCAAACAGGCTAATCGCTGGGTTGGTGACCTTGCGCCTGTGTCGGGTACGTCATTCTTTCCGGGCAAGGCTCTAGGCGCTTACGGGGATGCCGGGGCGACATTCGTTCAGTCTGAGGAGATGGTTGAAATATGTGAGTCCATTCGCTGGCACGGCACAGATGTGCAGCGCCGAGAATCTGTTCGGGTGGGCATGAATGGACGGCTGGATACATTTCAGGCTGCCGTGTTGTTGGAAAAGCTGGAAATTTTTTATGATGAGCTGGAAGCCAGAAAAAATATTGCGGCCATTTACACGAAACACCTTGGCGACCAGGCGCATGTCCAAGGCACATATGACCAGACCGATAACAGTTTTGGTTACTTCACCGTGCAGTTGGATCACCGCGATGCGGTGCGCGAGGCCATGGGCACAGCAGGTGTGCCAACTGCAATTTACTATCAACAACCCCTGCATTTGATGAAGGCATTCGAGGCGTATGCGCCGGAATCTGGTCTGCCAAATTGTGAAAAACTGGCCGACAGGGTGATGTCACTGCCAATGCACCCTTATCTGACAGAAGATCAGGCTCATTTTATCTGCGAAGTCCTGCAAGCAGCGGTCAAAGAAGCCGCCAGAAATGCTGGCTAG